CGTGCGGGTGCGTGCCGGTGAAGTTCTGCATGAACCAGGAGGGCCGCAACACCGCCCACTCGTCGAACAGTTCGGGCAGAACCTGGTGCACCTGCCCCACGGCGGGGCCGCCCTCGGGGACGGCCGAGGAGCTGAGCAGCACCGCCCGGCGCACCCCTGCGGCGCGGGCGCGCCGCAGGAACGGCAGCATGACCGCCGCGGGGTCGGGATCACCCACGGGCGGTACCAGGTAGACGCGGTCGGCTCCGGCGAGGGCGGCGGTGTGGGTGGCGGGGTCGTACCAGTCGAAGACGACCGGTTCGGCTCCGGCGACCGCGGTGGCGCGGCGCGCGGCCGCCCTGACGCGATGGCCGGCCGCCGTCAGCCGCGCCACGGTGCGGCTGCCGGTGGTGCCGGTGGCGCCGATGACCAGTGTGGTGCCGGTGGTGGTCATCGGTCGCTCCCGGCGAAGTCGACGCCGGGTTCGAGGACGGCGAGCGGATTCCAGTAGTCGCGGTAGTTGGTGATGCGCCCGTCCCGGACGGTCACGACGGCGATGTACGTCATGTCGTAGGGGGCACCGGTCTCCACCAGGCGGCCGACGCCGCGCATCTCGGCCACGATGGTCTCCGGGTCGGTGGTCTCGTGGATCCGCAGGTCGGTGAAGTCCCGCAGATCGATGTGGTCGGGGTAGTGGCGCATGTAGGCGGCGACGGCATCCTTGCCCGCCAGGCGCCGGGGCCATCCCTCGGGGGCGAAGGGGAACTCCATCAGGCCGTCCTCGGCCCACAGGCCGACCCACGCGGGGATGGCCTTGTCGAGCAGGAGTCGCAGGCCGTGGCGGTACAGCTCCGCCGGGGAAGTCGGTGCGGACACGGGTATCCTCCAGTCCATAGAATACGGACCCTGGGTCCGCTTTGACGATACGGACCGCGGGTCCGCTTTGCAAACGGAGGAGCAGCATGCCCGAGCCGAGGTCCCGCAAGGACGCCGCGCGCAACCGGGAGGCCGTGCTCGCGGCCGCCGACGCGCTGTTCGCGCGTCGCGAGAGTCCCGAGGACGTCACCATGGCGGAGGTCGCGGCGGCTGCCGGGGTCGGCAAGGGCACCCTCTTCCGGGCCTTCGGCGATCGCGCCGGGCTGCTGCGCGCGCTGTACGAGGCACGGCTCGAACCGGTCAGGGAGGCCGTCGAGTCCGGCCCGCCGCCGCTGGGACCCGCGACCCCGCCACTGGAGCGCGTGCCCGCGCTGCTCGACGCCGTCCTGTGCTTCAAACTCGACAACCGGCGCCTCGCGCTGGCCCTGGAGGAGGGCGGCGACAGCCCGTACCGGGCGGAGCACTACGAACGGTGGCACCGCATGCTGCGGGCCGTCCTGGAGCGGATCCCCGGGCTGCCCGACGGCGACTTCACCGCCCACGCCCTGCTCGCCGCCACCCGCGCCGACCTCGTCGAACACCTGGCGGGCGGGGAACGCGTGCCCCGCGAGCGGCTGCGGGCCCAGCTGGCGGAGTTCACGTCCAGGGTCCTGACCCCCGGCCGGGCGCAGCGAACGGCCGCCGACGGCCAGGGCCTCTCGTTCGGATGACGGCCGGGCTCGAGGGCCCGGCACGCGCACCTGCCGCGTCGTCGTCGGTCGCCGAAAGGACCTAGCGCAGCCCCACCCCCCGCGCCAGCTCCGTCGCCGCGTGCCGGAAGAACCGCTCCCGGTCCTCGACCACCTTGTGGAACTGGCCGAACAGTTCGAAGCTCACCAGGCCGAACAGCTGGGCCCAGGCGGCGATGAGGGCGGCGGCCGCCTCGGGGGGCAGATCGGGGGCGAGGTCGGCGGCCATGCGCTCGGCCTCGGGGCGCAGCGCGTCGGGCAGCCGGAGGTCGGCGAGGCCGGGGCCCTGGTGGGCGTCGCGGACGATGCCGATGAGCACCAGACCGGTGCGGGCGGCTGACGGGATGGTGGTCTCGGGGGCGGCGTAACCGGGCACCGGCGAGCCGTAGATCAGCGCGTACTCGTGCGGGTGGTCGAGCGCCCAGCGCCGCACCGCCTCGCAGACGGCCGTGAAGCGGGCCGCGGGAGCGGCGTCCGCGGCGGCGTCGCGCGCCTTCTCCGCGGCGGCGCCGAGGGCGTCGTACGCGTCGATGATCAGAGCGGTCAGCAGTTCGTCGCGGCTGGGGAAGTACCGGTAGAGCGCGCTGGACACCATGCCCAGCTCGCGGGCGACGGCCCGCAGGGAGAGCTTGGCGGCACCCTCGGCCGCCAGCTGCCTGCGAGCCTCCTCCTTGATGGCCGCGGTCACCTCGTTCCTGGCCCGCGCACGGGCGCCCTGTGCAGTGGTCATACCCCGCAGTCTGCCACGCCCGAGATCGGTGCACACAAAAAAGAGCGCCGAACCAAAAAGAGAGCACTGCTCTTGCAATGGAGCACCGATCCACCCCAGACTGAGGGCGAACCAAGAGCACTGCTCCGGAAACCGGCCGTGGGGGTCACCATGTCGTCTTCGTCTTCGCCGTACTACCTCAAGGGCAGCCCGATGAACGTCCGCCTGAACGGCGTGATCGGCTGGCTCGCCCGGCACGGGCTCAGCCTCGCGGGCACCGCCGAGATGTCCGTGCGGGGCCGAAAGAGCGGCCGGATGCAGCGCATCCCGGTCAACCCGCACACCTGCGACGGCGGGCAGTACCTGGTCTCGGCGCGCGGCCACTCGCAGTGGGTGCGCAACATGCGCGCCGCGGGCGGCGGTGAACTGCGCGTCGGCCGCACGGTGCGCGCGTTCACCGCGGTGGAGCTTCCCGACGCCGAGAAGCTCCCGATCCTGCGGACCTACCTGGAGAAGTGGGGCTGGGAGGTCAACCAGTACTTCGACGGGGTGACCGCCAGGTCCTCGGACGAGGAGCTCGTCGCCTGCGCCCCCGACCACCCCGTCTTCCGCATCACCGTCACGGAGTGACGGACTCCTCCTCGGCCTTGGCCGGCTCCGCGGCCTGCGCCGACCGGGCCGGGCCCGGGTCCAGCGCGGTCAGGGCGCGCTGGGCGAGCGGGTGGGAGCGGACCAGCTCGCCGAGCGTGGTGGCGCCCCGGGTGATGTTCCGGAACGCGTTCCAGGCCGGGCGGAAGCCGGTGAGGGCCGCGTGGAAGAGGCCGGGCCGCCGCTCGAACGCCGCGAGCAGGCGCTTGCCGACGCTCATCTCGACGCCGAGCCCGGCCTTGATGGCGAAGGCGTAGTTCAGGGCCTGGCGGCGGGTGTCGACCGCGTCGTGCGCCTCGGCGATGCGCACCGCCCACTCGCCGGCCAGCCGGCCCGAACGCAGCGCGAAGGAGATGCCCTCGCGGGTCCACGGTTCGAGCAGACCGGCCGCGTCGCCGCAGACCAGGACCCGGCCGCGGGAGAGCGGCGAGTCGTCGGCGCGGCAGCGGGTCAAGTGCCCCGAGGAGACGGCCGGTTCGAAGCCGGCCAGGCCCAGCCGGGCGATGAAGTCCTCCAGGTAGCGCTTGGTCGCCGCGCCCTGGCCGCGGGCGGAGATCACCCCGACCGTCAGGGTGTCGCCCTTGGGGAACACCCAGCCGTAACTGCCGGGCATGGGGCCCCAGTCGATGAGCACCCGGCCCTTCCAGTCCTCGGCGACCGGCTCGGGGACCGGGATCTCCGCCTCCAGGCCGAGGTCCACCTGGTCCAGCTTCACGCCCACGTGGGCGCCTATCCGGCTGGCGCTGCCGTCCGCGCCGACGACCGCGTGGGCCAGCACGGTCTCCCCGCCCTGGAGCACGACGGCGACCGTACGCCGGTCGGGCACCGCCGAGCCGTGCTGCTCGACGCGCTGCACCGTGACGCCCGTGCGCAGTTCGGCGCCCGCCTTCTGGGCGTGCTCGACCAGTTGCTGGTCGAACTCGGGCCGGTTGATCAGCCCGAACAGCATCTGCTTGGAGCGGCGGGTGCGGGTGAAGCGCCCGTTGTGGGAGAAGGTGACCGCGTGCACCCGGTCCCGCAGGGGCAGCTCGAAGCCGGGCGGCAGGGCGTCCCGCGAGGGGCCGATGATGCCGCCGCCGCAGGTTTTGTAACGGGGCAACTCGGCTTTCTCCAGCAACAGGACGCGCCGCCCCGCGACCGCCGCCGCGTAGGCGGCCGAGGCCCCCGCGGGTCCCGCGCCCACCACGACGACGTCCCACACATGCTGCACGTCGTCCGCCGAAGAGTTCTCGCCGCTCACGATGGTCTACTGCTCCGATCAAGCCGCTGCCGCTCCCCCACGCCCACGACATCCCGCGAGCGGGGGGTAACCCGATGTATCCCGCATCCTACGGCCGTCGGCGGCGAGCGCCGCTGTGGGAGGATCGGAGCACTCAGCAGGACAACGTCGCACCTACGAGGAGCGTGCCCATGTCGTCGAATCCGGTCGCCGAGACCGTCGCCTCGCTGCTGCCCCGGGCCAAGGCGGAGCTGACCGAGCTGGTCGCCTTCCGGTCCGTGGCGGACTTCGAGCAGTTCCCGAAGAGCGAGAGCGAGGCCGCCGCGAGCTGGGTCGCCGACGCGTTGCGCGCCGAGGGCTTCGTCGACGTCGCCCTGCTCGACACCCCCGACGGCACCCAGTCGGTGTACGGCTACCTGCCGGGCCCCGAGGGCGCCAAAACGGTTCTTCTCTATGCGCACTACGACGTCCAGCCGCCGCTGGACGAGACGGGCTGGGCCACTCCGCCGTTCGAGCTGACCGAGCGCGACGGCCGTTGGTACGGCCGGGGGACGGCGGACTGCAAGGGCGGTGTGATCATGCACCTGCTCGCGCTGCGCGCGCTCAAGGCGAACGGCGGCGTCCCGGTGAACGTCAAGGTGATCGTGGAGGGCTCGGAGGAGCAGGGCACGGGCGGTCTGGAGCGCTACGCCGAGCAGCACCCGGACCTGCTGACGGCCGACACCATCGTGATCGGTGACGCGGGCAACTTTCGGGTGGGCCTGCCGACGGTCACCACGATCCTGCGCGGCATGACCCTGGTGCGGGTGAGCGTGGACACCCTCGCGGGCAACCTGCACTCGGGCCAGTTCGGCGGTGCCGCCCCGGACGCGCTGGCCGCGCTGATCCGGGTGCTGGACTCGCTGCGCGCCGAGGACGGTTCCACCACCGTCGACGGTCTCGACGCGTCGGCCACCTGGGACGGCCTGGAGTACACCGAGGAGCAGTTCCGCGCGGACGCCAAGGTGCTCCAGGGCGTGGAACTCACCGGCTCGGGCTCGGTCGCCGACCGGCTGTGGGCCCGCCCGGCCGTGACCGTCATGGGCATCGACTGCCCGCCGGTCGTCGGCGCCACCCCCTCGGTGCAGGCCGCCGCCCGCGCGCTGATCAGCCTGCGGGTGCCGCCGGGCGTGGACGCGACGGAGGCGACGAAGCTGCTGACGGCGCACATCGAGGCGCACACCCCGTGGGGCGCCCGCGTCAAGGTGGAGCAGATCGGCCAGGGCCAGCCGTTCCGCGCCGACCCGACCAGCCCGGCCTACCGGGCGATGGCCGAGGCGATGGCCGTCGCCTACCCGGGCGAGACCATGCAGTACGCGGGCCAGGGCGGCTCCATCCCGCTGTGCAACACCCTCGCCGGCCTCTACCCGCAGGCGGAGATCCTGCTGATCGGCCTGAGCGAGCCGGAGGCCCAGATCCACGCGGTGAACGAGAGCGTCTCGCCGCAGGAGCTGGAACGCCTGTCGGTGGCGGAGGCGCTGTTCCTGCGCAACTACGCGGGCTGAGGCGGACGCAGGACACGGGGGCGGCGGGGCCGCCGGGCGAGGGGCGGGGAGCGCGCGCCCGGCGATGCCCGGCCCCGGCACGACACCGCTTCCGCCCTGGGCGGACACCTTCCGCTCAGGGCGGAGACGGCTCGCTCCCGTGCGTGCCCGCGCCTACGGTCGGGCCATGGACGTGATCCAGCTTCTTCCACGGTTGCATCTGCTGCGCTTCCCGGTCGGTCAGGCCTATCTCTGGCGTGACGGCGAGGAGTTGACGCTCGTCGACGCGGGCCCGATCGGCTCGGGGGCGGTGATCGCCGAGGCGGTCAGGGCGCTCGGGCGCGCGCCCGAGGACGTACGGCGCATCGTGCTGACCCACTTCCACGAGGACCACGCGGGCGGCGCGGGCGAGTTCGCCGGGCTGAGCGGCGCGCAGGTGCTGGCCCACCGGCTCGACGCGCCGTTCGTACGGGGCGAACTCCCCGGCCCGCCCCCGCGCCTTACGGAGTGGGAGCGGCCGATCCGGGCCGAGGTCATCGGGCGCCTGCCCGAGGGCACACCGCTGCCGCCGCCCTCCGTCCGGGACGTGACGGACGGCGAGGTGCTCGACTTCGGCGGCGGCGCCCGGGTGGTGCACGTCCCCGGGCACACGGACGGCAGCATCGCGCTCTTCCTGCCCGCCGAGGGCGTGCTGTTCACCGGCGACACCGTGGCCTCGCTGCCCCCGGAGGGCGTCCTGTCCGCCGGCGAGGCGGTGACCGCGGGCTCGGCGAACCCCCCGGTGATCCCGGGCGTGTTCAACCTCGACGGGCCCCGGCTCCTCGACTCCGTACGGCACTTGGCGGGGCTCGGTGCCGAGGTGGCGTGCTTCGGCCATGGCGACCCGGTGCTGCGGGACGCCGCCGCGGCGCTGCGCGGTGCGACGGCCGCCCCCTGACGTCAGCCGACCGGCACCCCTGCCTCCAGGTACAGCGCGGTGCCGCGCTCGCGGGCGCGCAGGGCCCAGCGCAGGCGCTCGTAGCGCACCGGCGGCAGCATGTTCGCGGCCTCCTGCTCGGTGGCGAAGCGCCAGGCCCGTAGCTCCGGTCCCGGCAGCAGCACCCCGGAGGCCTCGTCGGAGGTCAGCCGGCCGCCGTCGAACAGCAGCCGGAGCCCGCCGTAGCCGGGCGGCACGGGCCGTTCCCAGTCCACCACGAGCAGCCGGGGCACCTCCCCCATCCGTATCCCGGTCTCCTCGGCGACCTCCCGCATGCCCGCGCGGGCCGGGGCCTCGCCCCGTTCCACCACACCGCCGGGGAACTCCCAGCCGGGTTTGTAGGTGGGGTCCACGAGCAGCACCCGGTCCCGCTCGTCGAAGAGCAGCACCCCGGCGGCGAGGGTCTCGGCGGTGGGCTCGGGGGTCTGCACGATGTCGCAGGGGGTGAACTCCCCGCCGCCGAGGGCGGCCGCGATCCGTACGGCGGTCTCGTAGGGGGTCAGCGCGCTGGTGTCCACGAGATGGGCGTCGGCGGTGAGCCAGGAGGCGAGGGCGGCGTGGTACGGCTCGATGTGGTCGTAGGACCACTGCCGGACCCGTATCTCGCCGTCGGGCGGGTCGGGCGGCACCTCCCGCCCGGCTATCCGTGCACGCAGGATCGTTTCGGCCGGGGCGAGGAGCAAGTGCCGTACGGGGATGCGGCGGGCGGCGAGGCCGCCGAAGATCTCGTCGCGGTACTCCTGGCGCAGCAGGGTCATCGGCACCACGAGGGTGCCGCCCAGCTCGGCGAGCATCGCGGCCGCCGTGTCGACCACGAGCCGGCGCCAGATCGGCAGGTCCTGGTAGTCGCCGACCTCGGCGAGGTGTTTGGGCGGCAGCAGGTGCGTGAGCGACCCGCCGATGACCTCGGGGTCGAAGAGCGTGCTGTGCGGGATCAGTTCGATCAGTTCCCGTGCGGTCGTGGTCTTTCCCGCACCGAACGCGCCGTTGATCCAGACGACGGTCACGGACTCCCCCTCTTCTGTTGGCCCCCAGAGGCTTGCCCGTTCCACCCTGCCCCGGAAACCCCGTCCCGGTGAGGGCACGGTAAAGCGCGTGCCGGGGCCCCTGACAGGACACCGGCACGCGCTCCCACCGGGGTGGGGCGGCCCCGCTACTCCCGGTCGGCGGCCGGGGCGTCGGCGGGCGCGAAACTCTCGTGGCTGACCAGGTCGCCGGCCGAGTGCAGGGTGCCGGAGACGTTGAGGTCGTCGAGCGGGCCCCGGTCCGCCGCGTGCGACGGGGTGACGGCGGCCACGACGAAACCGGTGGCGAGGGAGGCGAGGGCGAGGATGCTGCGCTTCTTCATACGCCGATCAACTGCGCGAACCGCCCGGGGGTCACGCGGATACCGCCGGAACACCGAATTCCCCTGCCCGCGGCGCCGGGCGCGCCGGTACCGTGCGAGGTCCCGGGCCGGCGGCGAGACCGTCCTCGAACTGCGGGTGCCCGCCGTCGAGTTGGCGGAGGCCAACCGGCATATCGTGGGGCCGATCGAGGCCGTGCACGAGTCCGGTGAGCCACCGGCGCGGGCGCGGCCGGACACTCGTCACAAGGAGCACGCGTGAGCCCCACGTTCCCGTCCGGCGCGGCCGGCGCCGCCCTCGGCGAGGTGATCGAGGACGTCGCCCGGTCGGCCGACCGGCTGACCGCGACGGCGGCCGCACTGTCCGGCCCGGCGCTGCGGGCGCCCTCGGCCCTGCCCGGCTGGACCCGCGGGCACGTGCTCGCCCACGTCGCCTACGGCGCCGACGCCTACTCATGGCTGCTGGGCCTCGCACGCACCGGCCGCGCGCCCGGCCCCCGGGCGACCGCGGCCGCGGGGGCGGCGCAGGTCGCGCGGGAGGCCCTGCTGCCCGCCGGGCGGCTCACCGCCCGGCTGCGGGCGAGCCTCGCCCGGTTCACGGCGGACGCGCGGGAGTCGCCCGCGCCCGCCTGGGACCGGCTGGTCCCGGCCCTGGCCGGCTGGCGCCATCCGGCCTGGTACCTGCTGCTGCGCTGTCTGCGCGAGCTGGAGACCCACCACCTCGACCTCGGCACCGGGTACGGCACCGGGCGGTGGCCGGACCAGTACGTCTCCTGGGCCCTGGACGACACCCTCGGCACCCTTCGCGCACGGCGCTTCCCGCTCGCCTCCGTGACGGCCGTCGACCTCGGCCGGCGCTGGACGGTGTCGGCCGAGGGCCCCGCGGTCAGCGACGAGGGCCACCGCCTCCTCGGCTGGCTCACCGGCCGGCTCACCGCCGAAGGACCGCGGACCGACGGGCCCGCGCTCCCCTTGCCCGCCCCGCCCGCCTGGCCGCAGCCCCCGCTGCCCGGATGGGGCCGGGTCGGCGACGGCGACGGGTGAACCGAACGAAGCCGGGGCACCAAGGGGCGCGGGCTGGGCCTGCGGCAGGCTCGCCCCCGGCGCACGGCACGGTGCCGCCGCGCGTCTCGGCCGACGCCTGAGCGCGCGGGGTCGGCTCCGGTGAACGCCTAGAGCGCCACCCCCGGCCCCCGCAGCAGCGCGGCCGCGGCGGCACCCACCAGGCCCGCGTCGGTGCCCATCTGCGCGGGTACGACCGTCAGCCGCCGTACGAAGGACAGGGTGGCGTAGTCGGTGAGCGCCTTGCGCAGCGGGGTGAAGAGGACGTCGCCCGCGTTGCCGACGCCGCCGCCGATCACCGCGATGTCGATCTCGACCAGGGTCGCGGTGGCGGCGATACCGGCGGCCAGGGCCCGCGCGGCCCGCTCGAAGGAGGCCGTCGCGACCGGGTCGCCCGACCGGGCGGCGGCGGCCACCGCGGCGGCCGAGGCGTCGCCGTCGGGGCCCGGGAGCCAGCCCTCCTCCAGGGCGCGGCGGGCGATGTTGGGCCCGCTGGCGATGCGCTCCACGCAGCCGCGCGAGCCGCACGGGCAGGGATCGCCGTCGAGGTCGACGCTGATGTGGCCGATGTGGCCGGCGTTGCCGGTCGGCCCGGGGTGCAGCCGTCCGCCGAGCACCAGGCCGCCGCCCACGCCCGTGGAGACCACCATGCACAGCGCGTTGTCGTGGCCGCGGGCGGCGCCCTGCCAGTGCTCGGCCGCGGTGATCGCCACCCCGTCGCCGATCAGCTCGACCGGCAGTCCGCCGGTGGCCGTGCGCACCCGCTCGACCAGCGGGAAGCCCCGCCAGCCGGGCACGTTCACGGGGCTGACGGTGCCCGCGACGGCGTCCACCGGACCCGCGCTGCCGATGCCGACCGAGCGGACGTTCCCCCACGCGGACGACACCGCGAGATCGGCGAGCACCTCCTCGACGGCCCGCATCACCGTCTCGCCGTCTTGCCGGGCGGGCGTGGCGCGCTGCGCCCGCTCCAGGATCAGTCCGCGGCCGTCCACCAGTCCGCCGGCGATCTTGGTGCCGCCGATGTCCAGGGCTGCCACGAGGTCGGTGCGCATCAGAGTCGGATCTCCCCGTTGAACGATCGAAAGAGCTGTGGACGAGCGGGCCGGCCGTGGCGGTGGGGGTGCGGGCCCGCGAAAAGCGGTGGTCAGTCTCTCGCGCACCTGACAACGTTGTCCAGGCTCTATGCTCGACGCCACATCCTCATATCAGCCCATGGGCCGTCGCATCACCCCCATGGGGAACACGGACGACAGGACAGGACAGCGCATCGTGCCCGAGACGACCCGCCGCGCAGAACGCTTCCCCGGGAACCGGTACGGCAACCGCCCGACGATGAAGGACGTGGCGGCGCGCGCCGGGGTGGGGCTGAAGACGGTGTCGCGGGTGGTCAACGGCGAGCCCGGGGTCACCCCGGACACCGAGCGCCGGGTGCAGGAGGCCATCGACGCCCTGGGCTTCCGCCGCAACGACAGCGCGCGGGTGCTGCGCAAGGGCCGCACGGCGAGCATAGGACTCGTGCTGGAGGACCTGGCGGACCCCTTCTACGGCCCGCTGAGCCGTGCGGTGGAGGAGGTCGCCCGCTCGCACGGCGCACTGCTGATCAACGGCTCCAGCGCCGAGGACCCGGAGCGCGAGCGGGAGTTGGCGCTGGCGCTGTGCGCGCGGCGGGTGGACGGTCTGGTGGTGATCCCGGCCGGGGGCGACCACCGCTATCTGGAGCCGGAGATCCGGGCGGGCGTGGCGACGGTGTTCGTGGACCGCCCGGCCGGGCGGATCGACGCCGACGTGGTGCTGTCGGACAACTTCGGCGGGGCCCGCGACGGCGTGGCGCACCTGATCGCGCACGGCCACCGCCGGATCGGGTTCATCGGCGACATGCCCCGCATCCACACCGCGGCGGAGCGGCTGCGCGGCTACCGGGCGGCCATGGAGGACGCCGGGATACCGGTCGAGGACCGCTGGATGTCGCTCGGGGTGACGGTCCCGGAGCGGGTGCGCCGGGCGGCGCTGGAGATGCTGTCCGGGCCCGATCCGGTCACCGCGATCTTCACGGGCAACAACCGGGTGACGGTCACCGTGGTCCGGGTCCTCGCCGAACAGTCCCGGCAGGTGGCGCTGGTCGGGTTCGACGACTTCGAGCTGGCCGATCTGCTGCGGCCGGGCGTCACGGTCGTCGCACAGGACGCGGCGGCCCTCGGCCGTACGGCGGCCGAGCGGCTCTTCCGCCAGCTGGACGGCGGGTTCGTCGCGCCGGAGCGGATCGAGCTGCCCACCCGACTGGTCGAGCGCGGCTCGGGCGAGCTGCCCCCGGCCCGCTGAGGCGCCCATGGCCACGCTGGAGGAGCTGGGGCTCGCCGGGGTACCGCGCGAGGACCCGCTGACGTACCCCGGCGCGTGGCCCGCCGCCTCCGGGGTGCTGCACGGCGACCGGTGGCTGCCGCCTGAGCGGCTGGTGTACGAGGACCGGTCGCCGCTGCTCGCGGTCGGCTCCAACGCCTGCCCCGGCCAGCTGCGGCACAAGCTGGCCGAGTTCGGGCTGGGCTCCTCCACCGTGCCGATGGTGCGGGCCACCGTGACCGGCGTCCGCGTGGGGGTCTCCGCGCACGTCAGCCGCATGGGCTACGTCTCGGCCTCACCGGTCGAGGCGCCCGGCGAGGCGGTGGGGCTGTTCGTCCTCTGGCTGGACCGGCGGCAGCTGGACGTGATCGACGCCGGTGAGGGGGCGCCGCTGCCGGCCGGCAACTTCCGGCGGGCCTGGCTGCCCGCGCCGGACGTGCGGGTCGAATTGGCCGACGGGGTCGCGCTGCCGGGCGTCCACGCGTACGTCAACCGGCGCGGGGTGCTGCGCGACGGCACCGGAGCACCCCGCGCCCATCCGGGGCAGCGCCCGCTGCTGACCGAACTCCTCGGGGCCTGCGCCGAGTTGCGGGAGCTGTTCGGGACCACCCCGGAGGAGTTCAGCGCGCGGGCGCGCGGGGACGCCGGGCTGTGCGCGCGGGGCACCCGGCTGTTCGCCGAGCGGGACTGGGTGATGGCGTCCGGGCTCGAACGCCATCTGTGACCGGTCCGCTTCCGCTACTGCGCGGAGGCGGTGAGATCGCCGCGCCGGGGCGCCGCGAAGCCCTCCAGGGCGGCGCGGGTGAGCCCGGTGCGCTCCTGGACCTCGGCGGGGTCGAGGGCACCGCAGTCCAGGCCGCGCAGCAGATAGCCGCCGAGGGCCTTGGCGGTGGCGGGCTCGTCCATGACGTCGCCGCCGGCCCGGCTCGCGTAGCGGGCGAGGCGGTCCGCGGCCTGCTCGAAGCCCTCGCGATAGAAGGCGAAGACGGCCGCGTAGCGGGTCGGGATGTGGCCGGGGTGCATGTCCCAGCCCTGGTAGTAGGCGCGGGCGAGGGCGCGGCGGGTGAGGCCGTAGTGCAGCCGCCAGGCGTCGTGCACCCGGTCGGTGGGGCCCACCGGGAGCACGTTGGTGGAGCCGTCCGAGACGCGTACGCCGGTGCCCGCGGCGGCGACCTGCATGACCGCCTTGGCGTGGTCGGCGGCCGGGTGGTCGCTGGCCTGGTGGGCGGCGGAGACGCCCAGGCAGGCGCTGTAGTCGAAGGTGCCGTAGTGCAGTCCGGTGGCGCGGCCCTCGGCGGCCTGGATCATCCGGGCGACGGTGGCGGTGCCGTCGGTGGCGAGGATGGCCTGGCTGGTCTCGATCTGGATCTCGAAGCCGAGCCGTCCGGCGTCGAGGCCGTGCGTCTTCTCGAAGGCCTCCAGGATCCGCACGAAGGCGCTCACCTGTTCGGGATAGGTGACCTTCGGCAGGGTGAGCACCAGGCCGTCGGGGAGGCCGCCCGCCGCCATCAGACCGGTGAGGAAGACGTCGAGGGTGCGGATGCCCCGCTCGCGCACCGCGGCCTCCATGCACTTCATGCGGATGCCCGTGTACGGCGCCGCCGTGCCGCTGCCCGCGGCCTCGGCGATCAGCCGGGCGGCACGGGCCGCGGCCGCGTCCTCCTCGGCGTCGGGGCGGGGGCCGTAGCCGTCCTCGAAGTCGACCCGCAGGTCCTCGATCGGTTCGCGCTCCAGCTTGGCGCGGACACGGGAGTAGACCGGCTCGGCGAGGTCGTCGGCGAGGCCGAGGACGGCCGCGAACGAGGCGGCGTCCGGGGCGTGTTCGTCCAGCGCGGCCAGCGCCCGGTCGCCCCAGGAGCGGACGGTGTCGGCGGCGAAGACGTCGCCGGGGACGTAGACGGTGTGGACCGGCTGCCGGGTGCCGGGGTCCCCGGGGTAGCGGCGCGCCAGCTCCGCGTCGACCGGTGCGAGCAAGGCGCTGATCTCCTCGCCGACGGCGCCGGTGAGGCTTGTCGCCACCTTCTCCTGCTGACCCATCCCACACCCTCCGATTTCCGCTTCACGGAATCAACAATCCGTAGAATGAAGTTATCCGGCGTGGTTCCCGCTGGTCAACACCCCCGCGGCGTCTCCAGGATGCACCGAGGCCCCCGTGACCGCGCGGGTCACGGGGGCCTCGGACGCCCTTGCGGGGATCAGCCC
This Streptomyces misionensis DNA region includes the following protein-coding sequences:
- a CDS encoding NAD(P)H-binding protein, which produces MTTTGTTLVIGATGTTGSRTVARLTAAGHRVRAAARRATAVAGAEPVVFDWYDPATHTAALAGADRVYLVPPVGDPDPAAVMLPFLRRARAAGVRRAVLLSSSAVPEGGPAVGQVHQVLPELFDEWAVLRPSWFMQNFTGTHPHAVSIREEGVIRTATGGGRVGFVDAEDIAAVAVRALTDERAPGTDLVLTGPEALGHDDIAALLTEVTGRPVVHQRLTREQLRDRLADHLPAEFAAILADLDRAIAGGAEDRVTDTVRRVTGRPPGSFRALLEREAPGTG
- a CDS encoding nuclear transport factor 2 family protein, whose product is MSAPTSPAELYRHGLRLLLDKAIPAWVGLWAEDGLMEFPFAPEGWPRRLAGKDAVAAYMRHYPDHIDLRDFTDLRIHETTDPETIVAEMRGVGRLVETGAPYDMTYIAVVTVRDGRITNYRDYWNPLAVLEPGVDFAGSDR
- a CDS encoding TetR/AcrR family transcriptional regulator translates to MPEPRSRKDAARNREAVLAAADALFARRESPEDVTMAEVAAAAGVGKGTLFRAFGDRAGLLRALYEARLEPVREAVESGPPPLGPATPPLERVPALLDAVLCFKLDNRRLALALEEGGDSPYRAEHYERWHRMLRAVLERIPGLPDGDFTAHALLAATRADLVEHLAGGERVPRERLRAQLAEFTSRVLTPGRAQRTAADGQGLSFG
- a CDS encoding TetR/AcrR family transcriptional regulator; this translates as MTTAQGARARARNEVTAAIKEEARRQLAAEGAAKLSLRAVARELGMVSSALYRYFPSRDELLTALIIDAYDALGAAAEKARDAAADAAPAARFTAVCEAVRRWALDHPHEYALIYGSPVPGYAAPETTIPSAARTGLVLIGIVRDAHQGPGLADLRLPDALRPEAERMAADLAPDLPPEAAAALIAAWAQLFGLVSFELFGQFHKVVEDRERFFRHAATELARGVGLR
- a CDS encoding nitroreductase family deazaflavin-dependent oxidoreductase gives rise to the protein MSSSSSPYYLKGSPMNVRLNGVIGWLARHGLSLAGTAEMSVRGRKSGRMQRIPVNPHTCDGGQYLVSARGHSQWVRNMRAAGGGELRVGRTVRAFTAVELPDAEKLPILRTYLEKWGWEVNQYFDGVTARSSDEELVACAPDHPVFRITVTE
- a CDS encoding geranylgeranyl reductase family protein, with translation MSGENSSADDVQHVWDVVVVGAGPAGASAAYAAAVAGRRVLLLEKAELPRYKTCGGGIIGPSRDALPPGFELPLRDRVHAVTFSHNGRFTRTRRSKQMLFGLINRPEFDQQLVEHAQKAGAELRTGVTVQRVEQHGSAVPDRRTVAVVLQGGETVLAHAVVGADGSASRIGAHVGVKLDQVDLGLEAEIPVPEPVAEDWKGRVLIDWGPMPGSYGWVFPKGDTLTVGVISARGQGAATKRYLEDFIARLGLAGFEPAVSSGHLTRCRADDSPLSRGRVLVCGDAAGLLEPWTREGISFALRSGRLAGEWAVRIAEAHDAVDTRRQALNYAFAIKAGLGVEMSVGKRLLAAFERRPGLFHAALTGFRPAWNAFRNITRGATTLGELVRSHPLAQRALTALDPGPARSAQAAEPAKAEEESVTP
- a CDS encoding dipeptidase, with product MSSNPVAETVASLLPRAKAELTELVAFRSVADFEQFPKSESEAAASWVADALRAEGFVDVALLDTPDGTQSVYGYLPGPEGAKTVLLYAHYDVQPPLDETGWATPPFELTERDGRWYGRGTADCKGGVIMHLLALRALKANGGVPVNVKVIVEGSEEQGTGGLERYAEQHPDLLTADTIVIGDAGNFRVGLPTVTTILRGMTLVRVSVDTLAGNLHSGQFGGAAPDALAALIRVLDSLRAEDGSTTVDGLDASATWDGLEYTEEQFRADAKVLQGVELTGSGSVADRLWARPAVTVMGIDCPPVVGATPSVQAAARALISLRVPPGVDATEATKLLTAHIEAHTPWGARVKVEQIGQGQPFRADPTSPAYRAMAEAMAVAYPGETMQYAGQGGSIPLCNTLAGLYPQAEILLIGLSEPEAQIHAVNESVSPQELERLSVAEALFLRNYAG